The Coleofasciculus sp. FACHB-1120 region GTATCTGTTGCAAATTGATCCCAAGAGCGACAACACTACGATACTCAATGCCAATCATCTGCCAGATTTTCTCGGCGTGACTGGCTTGGCTCTTTGGGAAGATACTCTCTGGTGTACCCAGGAAAATGGTGTTTTCTTTTGTCCAAATGCTATTAATGGCATCTCCACCACTGATTTGACCCCCCAGTCCTTTATAAAATTGCCCTACCCAGCCAATGGGGTTGCTGTTTGGGAATCAACTGTTTACGTGACTTCTCAGAAAGCGGGATATATTCTAGTTTTTAGTCGGGAGACGGGTCAAGAGATTACCCGGTTTTATTCACCTGGGGTAGGGGTAGAAAATATTACAGTCAGGGGTGAGGAACTCTGGGTTTCCGATAGCATTGAGCAAACCGTTTACTGCCTTGACCGAGCTACGGGTGAGATTAAATTCAGCGTGCTGACGCCCTTTGAGTGCCCGACAGGGTTAACTTTTTACACAGAGCCTCAAACTGGGCAGGATATTCTCTACGTGGCTTATGCGGGTGAGGAGCCTTACCTGCGCGATAACCCGAACGCCGATCCGAATTACGAATTACAGTACCGCGATCGCACGTTTATTCACCCGTTGTATTTTTACTACAACGAGGCTGAAGGCTATGCCCTCTCGAATGGCTACCTGATGGAAATTTCCTACGTCGAGGAACTTTCCCCCCTCGATGAGGTGGATTTAGAAAATGTGGAGTGGCGAATTGCCCTACCTTCAGAAACTCATCGGCAGAAGATTAGAAAAATTGAACCAGTCGGATTGCCTTTCACCGAAGAAATTCAAGACGGACAGCGGGTGGCTGTATTTAAATTTAACAGTCTCAAAACTAGCGATCGCTATATATTTGGCTGGAAAGCACTGATAGAAGTCTGGAGTATCAAATATCGCCTGACACCCAAAGATGCCGAACAACTTCCCGACCTTTCGCCTGAGTTACGCAGCAAATATCTGACGGATGATGATGATTTGGCAATGGACACCGATATCATCCTCAATGCTGCCAAGGAAGCGATTGGCAGCGAAACCAATATGCTGCGGAAAATTTTCAAAATTCGTAATTATGTCTATGACCGTCTTTCCTACGGGATCAAGCCTTATATTGACCCGCCAGATATCGCCTTAGAAAGGGGTGTTGGTTCCTGCGGCGAGTACCTAGGGGTTTTACTTGCCTTGGCGCGGCTGAATGGCATTGCCTGCCGCACCGTAGGTCGCTACAAGTGCCCTCCTCATCCTGAATTGATGAATTTACCCTTGCAACCCGACTTTAATCACGTCTGGATGGAGTTCTACTTGCCTGGATTTGGCTGGTTGCCGATGGAATCAAATCCGGATGATGTGGTCGAAAGAGGCCCCTATCCATCGCGGTTTTTCATGGGTTTAGCTTGGTATCACGCTGAGATGGGCAAAGGTATCACGT contains the following coding sequences:
- a CDS encoding transglutaminase domain-containing protein, producing the protein MIPDSAALPLKENPWHRTIRPIAAAALHGIASQKDTLIAIDATNGYLLQIDPKSDNTTILNANHLPDFLGVTGLALWEDTLWCTQENGVFFCPNAINGISTTDLTPQSFIKLPYPANGVAVWESTVYVTSQKAGYILVFSRETGQEITRFYSPGVGVENITVRGEELWVSDSIEQTVYCLDRATGEIKFSVLTPFECPTGLTFYTEPQTGQDILYVAYAGEEPYLRDNPNADPNYELQYRDRTFIHPLYFYYNEAEGYALSNGYLMEISYVEELSPLDEVDLENVEWRIALPSETHRQKIRKIEPVGLPFTEEIQDGQRVAVFKFNSLKTSDRYIFGWKALIEVWSIKYRLTPKDAEQLPDLSPELRSKYLTDDDDLAMDTDIILNAAKEAIGSETNMLRKIFKIRNYVYDRLSYGIKPYIDPPDIALERGVGSCGEYLGVLLALARLNGIACRTVGRYKCPPHPELMNLPLQPDFNHVWMEFYLPGFGWLPMESNPDDVVERGPYPSRFFMGLAWYHAEMGKGITFESLMSHGERVNKQDISIGELSLNHVRFTILEELAPSS